Proteins encoded by one window of Pecten maximus chromosome 15, xPecMax1.1, whole genome shotgun sequence:
- the LOC117344357 gene encoding uncharacterized protein LOC117344357 has protein sequence MGMRNIMMVVLLCILFSTASCEMLQDFKNTELDPGRVTHLDFDNVLSNIEKVKKNHDADTTNLDRDSETTVNKVDIATSHQDHNIVPDGNHGENGNELDTTIFNEFEDHIESTDLDLENRHDGQNKRDENIYTEQINKDDLPHLSTKMDPDKVMDTYPGLFHTKEEIDFMNEKTNEDNMLAAFQDLKLEDNDRDNCCPTKTRYKPVQGNRTNVQNTLKMIVYLNKRYQVIPVPDPCKNGTCDQCKLENVIIWLLVHSDVDDDSKLKMKFDAFSVPMYCSCKKLNCIKQ, from the exons ATGGGGATGAGGAACATAATG ATGGTGGTACTACTTTGTATTTTATTCTCAACGGCTTCCTGTGAGATGCTGCAGGATTTCAAAAACACGGAACTCGATCCGGGACGTGTTACACATCttgattttgataatgttttatcGAACATTGAGAAAGTTAAGAAGAATCATGATGCTGACACGACGAACTTGGATCGTGACTCTGAAACGACAGTTAATAAGGTTGACATAGCAACTTCACATCAAGATCATAATATTGTTCCGGACGGTAACCATGGTGAAAATGGCAATGAACTTGACACTACTATTTTCAATGAGTTTGAAGATCATATAGAAAGCACAGAtcttgaccttgaaaatagaCATGACGGGCAAAATAAGAGAGATGAGAATATTTACACTGAACAAATTAACAAAGACGATCTTCCTCATCTTTCCACTAAAATGGATCCGGACAAGGTTATGGATACTTATCCTGGGTTGTTTCACACAAAAGAAGAAATTGATTTCATGAACGAGAAGACAAACGAGGACAACATGCTCGCTGCTTTCCAGGATCTTAAACTTGAAGATAATGACCGTGACAACTGCTGTCCAAC aaaaactCGGTACAAGCCTGTGCAGGGAAATAGGACTAATGTGCAAAATACCTTGAAAATGATAGTTTATCTTAACAAAAGATATCAAGTCATCCCTGTTCCTGATCCTTGCAA AAACGGGACTTGTGATCAGTGTAAATTGGAAAACGTCATCATTTGGCTTCTTGTGCATTCGGACGTTGACGACGACTCCAAACTAAAAATGAAGTTTGATGCTTTTAGTGTACCAATGTACTGTTCATGTAAAAAGTTGAACTGTATAAAACAGTGA